Proteins encoded together in one Lathyrus oleraceus cultivar Zhongwan6 chromosome 5, CAAS_Psat_ZW6_1.0, whole genome shotgun sequence window:
- the LOC127081964 gene encoding uncharacterized protein LOC127081964, whose translation MDKPYNEAYQLIESMAQNHYQWGSERTSIEKPPTRGGMYEISSLDHVNAKVDALTQNIENLTITPITTMVVVAPNCELCGVPGHAPPECQLLVGISTDQVNYAQGKPYLNTYNPGWNNHPNFSYKNNNALYAPSQAPAVPPGCHKAATTAPNAPRKSNLEIMMENFIVIQAQRNKDFLNQNIHTTEKIKQLENKVDALATQNKMLETQISQVAQQQEPTASPAGTFLGQPQPNLKGHANAITLRSGTELDGPTDPRLQNPAMHQDPGKITEKENELKEKKSEEAIKKEEPYVPPPPYKPHILYPQRLAKSKSVGQFKKFVEFLKQLNITIPFKKFITQMPSYAKFLKEILSNKKKIEDNETVTLTAECSAIIQSNMPHKLKDPGSFSIPCVIGTFVIDKAICDLGSNINLMPLSICGRLKMGELRPTRISIQLVDRSVKFLVGMLENVPVRIG comes from the coding sequence ATGGATAAACCTTACAATGAGGCTTATCAACTTATTGAAAGTATGGCCCAGAATCACTATCAGTGGGGAAGTGAAAGAACCTCCATAGAGAAACCTCCAACGAGAGGAGGTATGTACGAAATAAGCAGTCTTGACCATGTCAATGCTAAGGTAGATGCTCTCACTCAAAATATAGAAAACCTGACCATAACACCCATAACCACCATGGTTGTCGTAGCTCCGAACTGCGAGTTATGTGGAGTTCCTGGGCATGCTCCCCCTGAATGTCAACTTTTGGTAGGAATCTCCACAGACcaagtgaattatgctcaaggaaagCCTTACTTAAACacctataacccaggttggaaTAACCATCCAAACTTTTCGTACAAAAACAATAACGCATTGTATGCACCTAGCCAAGCACCAGCTGTACCACCAGGATGTCATAAGGCTGCCACAACTGCTCCAAATGCTCCTAGGAAGTCAAACCttgaaataatgatggaaaacttcatagTTATCCAGGCCCAAAGAAATAAGGATTTCctaaatcaaaacatacacactaCTGAGAAAATTAAGCAATTAGAAAACAAAGTAGACGCTTTAGCCACCcaaaacaaaatgttagaaacccAAATTTCGCAAGTGGCACAACAACAAGAACCTACTGCTTCCCCTGCAGGTACATTTCTTGGACAACCACAACCAAACCTGAAAGGTCATGCAAATGCTATTACACTACGAAGTGGGACAGAATTAGACGGACCAACCGACCCTAGacttcaaaatccagccatgcaccAAGACCCTGGTAAAATAACTGAGAAGGAAAATGAACTAAAGGAAAAGAAAAGCGAAGAGGCCATAAAGAAAGAAGAACCAtatgtgcctccaccaccgtATAAACCTCATATCTTGTATCCTCAAAGACTTGCTAAATCCAAAAGTGTAGGGCAATTCAAGAAATTTGTAGAATTTCTGAAACAATTGAACATCACAATACCTTTTAAAAAATTTATAACTCAAATGCCCTCATACGCTAAGTTTCTTAAGGAGatcttatctaacaagaagaagatCGAGGATAATGAAACtgttacacttactgctgagtgtagcgctATAATTCAAAGTAATATGCCTCATAAGCTGAAAGACCCAGGgagtttctccataccctgtgtaatcggaacgtttgtcatagacaaagctaTATGCGACTTAGGATCCAATATTAACttaatgcccttgtccatatgcgGAAGGCTTAAAATGGGAGAGTTGAGACCAACTAGGATATCCATACAACTAGTTGATCGTTCTGTTAAATTTCTCGTAGGTATGCTAGAGaacgttccagtgcgcataggttaa